The following DNA comes from bacterium.
GGTGGTGGACGTGGTCAAGGGCGCTAAATGAGAAAAAGAATTTCAATTTTAGTGTTGCTGTTGATTTTTTTTAGTCTTCCCGGTAAAGGGCTTACTTATGAAAAGAACGATTTTGGCCTGGGAATCATCCTCGGTTCTCCTACAGGGCTAAGTGCAAAGATCTGGCTCAGTAAAAGTACTGCTTTCGATGGTGCGGCTGCCTGGTCTTTCAGCAGGAAAGGACGGTTTCAGATTCATGGGGATTATCTCTGGCACAATTTTAACCTTATCAAGGTGGAGGAAGGCAGTTTCCCCCTCTACTATGGTTTAGGGTTTCGGTTCAATTTTGGAGATGAGACAGAAGCAGGAATTAGATTTCCCATTGGGCTGGAGTATCTCTTTTCCCGGGCGCCTTTCGATGTCTTTATAGAAGTGGTTCCTGTCCTCAGGGTGATTAAGAAGACTGATTTTGAAATGGAAGGCGCTATTGGAGTTCGTTTCTTTTTCAGGTAGATAGACAAGGAGTACATTAAGAGGAAACAGAAGATGAGAAATACTATAAATTTGGGGAAAATTTTTGATATCCAGATAAAGATAGATTACAGCTGGTTCATTATCTTTTTATTAATTACCTGGTCGTTGGGAGGTCATTATTTTCCCCATTCCTATCCGGGCTGGCAGTCCCTTACCTATTGGATTGTCGCCTTCTCCACCTGTTTGATATTCTTCGCCTGTGTATTGGCCCACGAATTGTCCCACAGTTTAGTTTCTAAGGCTCATGGAATTCCTGTGCGAGATATCACACTGTTTATTTTCGGGGGAGCTGCTCAAATCGCCAGTGAACCTGAAAAGCCGAGAAACGAATTTCTTATGGCCTTTGCTGGACCTCTCATAAGTATTGTAATTGCCATTCTCTTTAGATTCGTTTTCTTTGTAATGAGGGATTCCTTCCAACCTGTCGCCGCCTTAGCATATTGGTTAAGCAGGATAAATCTCATACTGGCTATCTTCAATCTGGTTCCTGGTTTCCCTCTCGATGGTGGCCGTATTTTGAGAGCAGTTGTCTGGAAAATAACTGGTAACTTCAGAAAAGCGACTCGAATTGCTTCAGGAGCAGGTCAATTTGTAGCCTTTCTATTGATTTTCTTCGGTATGTTTATGTTCTTTACAGGGAGATTTTTTAACGGGCTCTGGTTTGTATTTATCGGATGGTTCCTCAATAATGCTGCTGAGAAGAGTTACCGATGGGTTGCTCTGAAAGATACGATGCGTGGGGTAACTGTGGAGGAAGTAATGGTTAAAGAATGTTATGGAGTGCCAGGCGATATCACGCTGGAACAGCTTATCCATGAACATATTATTCGGGGGGGCTATCGCTGTCTGCCTGTAATTGAGAGCGGTCGAGTGGTGGGTCTGGTAACAGTACATCAGATAAAAGAGGTCCCTCACCATGCCTGGAGTAGTACCACTGTTGAGGAAGTGATGATTCCATTAGATAAGACAAAGGCAGTTAAACCCAGTGACCCTCTATTTTCTATATTTGAGACAATGACTCGAGAAGATATCAGTCAACTTCCTGTTGTCCAGAACGGCGAATTGGTGGGTATAATAGGGAAAGACAATATTCTCAATTTCATTCGAACATTGTCTGAACTGGGAATATAGTAGAAATTCAATTTTTAATGCTTCCAGGAGAAAAGATGGAAATTATAATTAAAGCGCCTTTTGAAAAATTGCTGGAAATGAAAGTTTTGGAAGCAAAAGAAGATTTTGGAAAAGTAATGATGCCTTACAGGAAAGAGTTCACTAATCCCCATGGCTTTATTCATGGGGGAGTAATATCTTCTCTGGCTGATACGGCAGCGGCTGTGGCCATGTGCACGAAATATGGCGATAGAATATATTTCACAGCTAAACTGGATATGGAATTTAAGACTTCCATTAAAGATGGAGAAATGTTCGCTGAGGCAAGGATTTTCAGGGAAAAAGGTAATTTCTTCTTCAGTAAGATAGAAGTCAAGGATGGGAACGAGAAGTTGTTGGCTACAGGTTCTGCTATCTTCTTCATGCCTTCCCAGAAGTGAACTTAAGGAGTAGCGAAACTTGTTTCGCGTCAACGCACCGCAAGCGGTGCTATTCCAATTATTGGAGTCCGCCCGAAAGGGCGGTTTTATAAACTCCAAAGGAAGGAAAGAAAAGAATGGCATATAAACAGATAGAAGAGAGTACTCTACAGAAGCTCAGAGATATCGTTGGTGGAGAGAACTTAATTTGTGAACAGGAGAAAATGGTGGACTACAGCCATGACGAGTTTTCCCTGGAGTCGATAAGAAAACTTCCTGAGGTGGTGGCGAAACCGAAAAACAGGGAGGAGATTTCCGAAATTCTTAAACTTGCCAATAAGGAGAAGTTTCCGGTTACTCCCCGGGGAGGTGCGACCGGGCTTGTGGGTAGCTGCGTTCCCCTGTATGGCGGTCTGGTTCTCTCTCTGGAAAATATGAATAAGGTTTTAGAAGTAGATACGGAAAATCTTATGGCAGTGGTCGAGGCAGGCGTCCCCTTAATGGAGTTCTATAAAAAGGTAGAAGAGGCAGGACTCTTTTTCCCTCCCCATCCGGGTGAAGAGAGTGCCAATATAGGAGGAGTTATAGCCACTAACGCAGGTGGTTCCAGAGCAGTTAAATATGGAGTAATAAGGAACTTTGTGAAAGGGCTGGAAGTAGTTCTTCCTGCAGGAGAGATAATAGAGATTGGTGGAAAAATTATGAAAGATAGCACTGGCTATAGTCTCCTGAATCTTTTGATAGGCTCTGAAGGCACTCTGGGAATTGTTACCC
Coding sequences within:
- a CDS encoding site-2 protease family protein, translating into MRNTINLGKIFDIQIKIDYSWFIIFLLITWSLGGHYFPHSYPGWQSLTYWIVAFSTCLIFFACVLAHELSHSLVSKAHGIPVRDITLFIFGGAAQIASEPEKPRNEFLMAFAGPLISIVIAILFRFVFFVMRDSFQPVAALAYWLSRINLILAIFNLVPGFPLDGGRILRAVVWKITGNFRKATRIASGAGQFVAFLLIFFGMFMFFTGRFFNGLWFVFIGWFLNNAAEKSYRWVALKDTMRGVTVEEVMVKECYGVPGDITLEQLIHEHIIRGGYRCLPVIESGRVVGLVTVHQIKEVPHHAWSSTTVEEVMIPLDKTKAVKPSDPLFSIFETMTREDISQLPVVQNGELVGIIGKDNILNFIRTLSELGI
- a CDS encoding PaaI family thioesterase — encoded protein: MEIIIKAPFEKLLEMKVLEAKEDFGKVMMPYRKEFTNPHGFIHGGVISSLADTAAAVAMCTKYGDRIYFTAKLDMEFKTSIKDGEMFAEARIFREKGNFFFSKIEVKDGNEKLLATGSAIFFMPSQK